A stretch of the Ptiloglossa arizonensis isolate GNS036 chromosome 1, iyPtiAriz1_principal, whole genome shotgun sequence genome encodes the following:
- the Glu gene encoding structural maintenance of chromosomes 4-like protein gluon isoform X4 codes for MWMKKVVQRIQMKKPGADYDVVPNSEFVISRTAFKDNSSYYELNNKKVPFKEIAKVLKTYGVDLTHNRFLILQGEVEQIAMMKPKAQNENDVGMLEFLEDIIGTVRYKEPLEKLAEKVEDLSNCRIEKLNRVRIVEKKKAALEEPMQEAVQYLQVENTITKIQHQLYHCNRFETIKEVSQQESRINELDKDLLNLMNKMKEVQNERKQKNDVIIEKSKKWNSLQQQKDEIVVKFDNIRKHDESLHAELVETNKRRKANMATLKTEKSKLEELSKVPGKSIKGIQECEELIESRTQCKLKKEEVLKTMMVGLREKTEPLLNQRSTFEKELISLRKDVDQAQATFNITRSELELYASIELTEKGKLEDIKNALKLTVDNLKERKHQLESLETKIPDNQHNLVQTQQELQKVKDQEIEMTSKLKKMRVSFEEQKSAMQASKSRNKIIDSLMREKREGRITGIFGRLGDLGAIDEKYDIAISTACGPLDNIVVDTVMTAQTCITFLRQNDIGRATFIPLEKQQRFLSRCKQKIQTPENVLRLFDLIHVEDERVLPAFYYGLQDTLVANDLDQATRIAYGNKRFRVVTLKGELIELSGTMSGGGKSVLRGRMGRKVLKNKLSMVDIESLQSDLDGTYEKCNQLRVQHQFLENQVHTLNTSLKVMEVDKEKLYIQVKTLEEQEPSLQIQLKVQEKKVADSVSDPKKIEQLKKRMNIAEKSLEKVKENSKSIENQVICINTEIEAISGTRVRDQQKEISNLLKLIDKAKSEICRLQVAMKTAERNVKKIEQHIDSLENDVHTSEQRLRDIQKEKQELEEQGKEYLSEIDKLSEGLSERDEIMPSLKEELNTLEAQENKIKAVKIDLGQKLKESNSAIKELKQQIPDYTRKIAQLKLQAIPGDNSEELKELTEEELHELDKKTLLIKLQKAKKKLPTEVPNMQLIAEYREKNALYLQQAADLEELTVKRNKIRDIYEMARCRRIMEFLAGFTLITDKLKEMYQMITLGGDAELELVDSLDPFSEGIAFSVRPPKKSWKNICNLSGGEKTLSSLALIFALHHYKPTPLYFMDEIDAALDFKNVSIIGNYIKERTKNAQFIIISLRSNMFELADYLVGIYKTYNCTKSVNVDLRKHYDKNLITPPTQVTSKIISSTQTQKVSVANQHEDRCVTQNINNVEIAQDKQGTNENILLPSLELCSSPEKTPLQSKRSEMSRTIDSDEPDSRRKPLKKKRRV; via the exons ATGTGGATGAAGAAAGTGGTGCAACGGATACAGATGAAGAAG CCTGGGGCAGATTATGATGTTGTTCCAAACAGTGAGTTTGTTATATCTAGAACAGCATTTAAAGATAATTCATCATATTATGAACTGAACAATAAAAAGGTACCGTTCAAAGAGATTGCAAAGGTTTTGAAAACGTATGGGGTGGATTTAACTCATAATcgctttttaattttacaa gGAGAAGTTGAACAAATAGCAATGATGAAACCTAAGGCACAAAATGAAAATGATGTTGGTATGCTCGAATTTTTAGAAGATATAATTGGAACTGTTCGTTACAAAGAACCATTAGAAAAATTAGCAGAAAAAGTAGAAGATTTATCTAATtgtagaattgaaaaattaaatcgtgTTAGGATTGTTGAGAAAAAGAAAGCAGCTTTAGAAGAACCTATGCAAGAAGCAGTCCAATATTTACAAGTAGAGAACACAATAACAAAGATACAACATCAGctttaccattgtaatag ATTCGAGACTATAAAAGAAGTTTCACAGCAAGAAAGCAGAATTAATGAATTGGATAAAGATTTATTGAATCTTATGAATAAAATGAAGGAAGTTCAAAATGAAAGAAAGCAGAAAAATGATGtaattatagaaaaaagtaaaaagtgGAATAGTTTACAACAACAAAAAGATGAAATCGTAgtaaaatttgataatattcGGAAACACGACGAATCACTTCATGCAGAATTAGTGGAAACAAATAAACGGCGAAAAGCTAACATGGCAACTTTAAAAaca GAGAAATCCAAGTTAGAAGAATTAAGTAAAGTGCCTGGAAAAAGCATAAAAGGTATTCAAGAATGCGAGGAGCTTATTGAATCGCGCACGCAATGTAAACTAAAGAAAGAAGAAGTATTAAAAACAATGATGGTTGGATTACGTGAAAAAACTGAACCACTGTTGAATCAACGTTCTACATTTGAAAAGGAATTAATATCTCTAAGGAAAGATGTTGATCAAGCACAAGCAACATTTAATATTACCCGATCTGAACTAGAATTGTATGCTTCTATAGAATTAACAGAAAAAGGAAAACTTGAAGATATAAAAAATGCCTTAAAATTAACAGTAGATAATTTAAAGGAGAGAAAACATCAACTGGAAAGTTTAGAAACTAAAATTCCAGATAATCAACATAACTTAGTGCAAACTCAACAGGAATTGCAAAAAGTAAAAGACCAAGAAATTGAAATGacttcaaaattgaaaaaaatgagaGTTTCATTTGAAGAACAAAAATCTGCCATGCAAGCAAGTAAatcaagaaataaaattatagatAGTTTAATGCGGGAGAAAAGAGAAGGAAGAATTACTGGTATATTTGGCAGATTG GGTGATCTTGGTGCAATAGATGAAAAATATGACATAGCAATTTCAACAGCCTGTGGTCCTTTGGACAACATTGTTGTTGATACTGTAATGACTGCACAAACCTGCATAACATTTCTTCGACAGAATGATATAGGACGCGCAACGTTTATACCATTAGAAAAACAGCAACGTTTTCTATCACGAtgtaaacaaaaaatacaaactcccGAAAATGTTCTAAGGCTCTTCGATCTTATACACGTTGAAGATGAAAGAGTATTACCGGCATTCTACTATGGGTTACAAGATACATTAGTAGCAAATGATTTAGATCAAGCAACGCGTATTGCATATGGTAATAAACGTTTCAGGGTAGTTACATTAAAAGGTGAATTAATTGAATTATCAGGTACAATGAGTGGTGGTGGGAAGTCAGTACTAAGAGGCAGAATGGGACGAAAAGTATTAAAGAATAAATTGTCCATGGTAGACATTGAAAGTTTACAATCGGATTTAGATGGAACGTATGAAAAGTGCAATCAACTTAGGGTTCAACATCAATTTTTAGAAAACCAGGTTCATACATTAAATACATCTTTAAAAGTTATGGAAGTTGATAAAGAAAAGTTGTATATTCAAGTGAAGACATTAGAAGAACAAGAACCATCGTTACAAATACAATTGAAGGTTCAAGAAAAAAAAGTTGCAGATTCAGTATCGGACCCGAAAAAGATTGAACAATTGAAGAAAAGAATGAATATTGCTGAAAAATCTCTAGAGAAAGTAAAGGAAAATTCCAAGTCTATTGAAAATCAAGTTATATGTATCAATACAGAAATAGAAGCAATTTCAGGAACTCGCGTAAGAGACCAGCAAAAAGAGATATCcaatttattgaaattaattgatAAAGCTAAAAGTGAAATTTGCAGATTGCAAGTTGCCATGAAAACGGCTGAAAGGAATGTGAAAAAGATTGAACAGCATATAGACAGTCTTGAAAATGATGTGCATACTTCTGAGCAAAGACTCCGTGATATTCAAAAAGAAAAGCAGGAGTTAGAAGAACAAGGAAAAGAATATTTGAGTGAAATCGATAAACTTTCAGAAGGACTTTCGGAAAGGGATGAAATTATGCCTTCTCTTAAAGAAGAATTAAATACTTTAGAAGCCcaagagaataaaataaaagcagTTAAAATTGATCTTGGTCAGAAATTGAAAGAGAGTAATAGCGCAATAAAGGAATTAAAGCAACAAATTCCAGATTATACCAGAAAAATAGCCCAATTAAAGCTTCAGGCAATACCTGGTGACAATTCAGAAGAATTGAAAGAATTAACGGAAGAAGAACTTCATGAATTAGATAAGAAAACTCTTTTAATTAAGTTACAAAAAGCAAAGAAGAAATTACCTACAGAAGTTCCGAATATGCAACTTATTGCAGAGTACAGAGAAAAAAATGCATTGTATTTACAACAGGCCGCAGATTTAGAAGAATTAACAGTTAAGCGTAACAAAATACGAGATATTTACGAGATGGCAAGATGTCGCAGAATTATGGAGTTTCTTGCAGGATTTACTTTAATTACTgacaaattaaaagaaatgtatCAAATGATTACATTGGGAGGTGACGCGGAACTGGAATTGGTTGATTCTTTGGATCCTTTTAGCGAAGGAATTGCCTTTAGTGTAAGACCACCTAAGAaatcttggaaaaatatttgtaatcttAGCGGTGGTGAAAAAACCTTGAGTTCTTTAGCTCTTATATTTGCATTACATCATTATAAGCCAACGCCTCTATATTTTATGGATGAAATAGATGCTGCTTTGGACTTCAAAAACGTTTCAATTATAGGAAATTATATAAAGGAAAGGACAAAAAATGcacaatttataattatatccTTAAGATCAAATATGTTTGAGCTTGCAGATTATCTTGTTGGAATATATAAAACGTACAATTGTACAAAGAGTGTTAATGTTGATTTAAGAAAGCATTATGATAAGAATCTTATTACTCCTCCAACGCAAGTTACGtctaaaattatttcttcgactCAAACACAAAAAGTGTCTGTAGCAAATCAACACGAGGACAGGTGTGTaacacaaaatataaataatgtagAAATAGCACAGGACAAACAAGgaacaaatgaaaatattttattacc ttcacTTGAGTTATGTTCATCGCCAGAAAAAACACCTCTTCAAAGCAAACGTTCGGAAATGAGTAGAACAATAGACTCAGACGAGCCCGATAGCAGAAGAAAaccgttgaaaaagaaacgtagagtATAA
- the Glu gene encoding structural maintenance of chromosomes 4-like protein gluon isoform X1: MVRKSETCQNSSTQKMDVDEESGATDTDEEGGIKVDNDIYIPPPLKINNEIDINGPRLIITKISNQNFKSYRGTQVIGPFHKCFSSIVGPNGSGKSNVIDSMLFVFGYRASKIRSKKLSVLIHNSNQSQHINSCTVSVYFQQIVDKPGADYDVVPNSEFVISRTAFKDNSSYYELNNKKVPFKEIAKVLKTYGVDLTHNRFLILQGEVEQIAMMKPKAQNENDVGMLEFLEDIIGTVRYKEPLEKLAEKVEDLSNCRIEKLNRVRIVEKKKAALEEPMQEAVQYLQVENTITKIQHQLYHCNRFETIKEVSQQESRINELDKDLLNLMNKMKEVQNERKQKNDVIIEKSKKWNSLQQQKDEIVVKFDNIRKHDESLHAELVETNKRRKANMATLKTEKSKLEELSKVPGKSIKGIQECEELIESRTQCKLKKEEVLKTMMVGLREKTEPLLNQRSTFEKELISLRKDVDQAQATFNITRSELELYASIELTEKGKLEDIKNALKLTVDNLKERKHQLESLETKIPDNQHNLVQTQQELQKVKDQEIEMTSKLKKMRVSFEEQKSAMQASKSRNKIIDSLMREKREGRITGIFGRLGDLGAIDEKYDIAISTACGPLDNIVVDTVMTAQTCITFLRQNDIGRATFIPLEKQQRFLSRCKQKIQTPENVLRLFDLIHVEDERVLPAFYYGLQDTLVANDLDQATRIAYGNKRFRVVTLKGELIELSGTMSGGGKSVLRGRMGRKVLKNKLSMVDIESLQSDLDGTYEKCNQLRVQHQFLENQVHTLNTSLKVMEVDKEKLYIQVKTLEEQEPSLQIQLKVQEKKVADSVSDPKKIEQLKKRMNIAEKSLEKVKENSKSIENQVICINTEIEAISGTRVRDQQKEISNLLKLIDKAKSEICRLQVAMKTAERNVKKIEQHIDSLENDVHTSEQRLRDIQKEKQELEEQGKEYLSEIDKLSEGLSERDEIMPSLKEELNTLEAQENKIKAVKIDLGQKLKESNSAIKELKQQIPDYTRKIAQLKLQAIPGDNSEELKELTEEELHELDKKTLLIKLQKAKKKLPTEVPNMQLIAEYREKNALYLQQAADLEELTVKRNKIRDIYEMARCRRIMEFLAGFTLITDKLKEMYQMITLGGDAELELVDSLDPFSEGIAFSVRPPKKSWKNICNLSGGEKTLSSLALIFALHHYKPTPLYFMDEIDAALDFKNVSIIGNYIKERTKNAQFIIISLRSNMFELADYLVGIYKTYNCTKSVNVDLRKHYDKNLITPPTQVTSKIISSTQTQKVSVANQHEDRCVTQNINNVEIAQDKQGTNENILLPSLELCSSPEKTPLQSKRSEMSRTIDSDEPDSRRKPLKKKRRV; this comes from the exons ATGGTCAGAAAAAGTGAAACTTGTCAGAACAGTTCTACTCAAAAGATGGATGTGGATGAAGAAAGTGGTGCAACGGATACAGATGAAGAAGGTGGTATAAAAGTAGACaatgatatatatataccaCCACCTCTTAAGATCAACAATGAAATTGATATTAATGGACCTAGGCTTATAATTACTAAAATTAgtaatcaaaattttaaaagtTACCGCGGTACTCAAGTGATCGGTCCATTTCATAAG TGTTTTTCTTCTATTGTTGGTCCAAATGGTAGTGGCAAAAGTAATGTTATAGATTCGATGTTATTTGTATTTGGATACAGGGCTAGTAAAATTCGGTCGAAAAAATTATCAGTTTTAATACACAATTCCAATCAATCTCAACATATCAATAGCTGTACAGTGTCTGTATATTTTCAACAAATAGTTGATAAa CCTGGGGCAGATTATGATGTTGTTCCAAACAGTGAGTTTGTTATATCTAGAACAGCATTTAAAGATAATTCATCATATTATGAACTGAACAATAAAAAGGTACCGTTCAAAGAGATTGCAAAGGTTTTGAAAACGTATGGGGTGGATTTAACTCATAATcgctttttaattttacaa gGAGAAGTTGAACAAATAGCAATGATGAAACCTAAGGCACAAAATGAAAATGATGTTGGTATGCTCGAATTTTTAGAAGATATAATTGGAACTGTTCGTTACAAAGAACCATTAGAAAAATTAGCAGAAAAAGTAGAAGATTTATCTAATtgtagaattgaaaaattaaatcgtgTTAGGATTGTTGAGAAAAAGAAAGCAGCTTTAGAAGAACCTATGCAAGAAGCAGTCCAATATTTACAAGTAGAGAACACAATAACAAAGATACAACATCAGctttaccattgtaatag ATTCGAGACTATAAAAGAAGTTTCACAGCAAGAAAGCAGAATTAATGAATTGGATAAAGATTTATTGAATCTTATGAATAAAATGAAGGAAGTTCAAAATGAAAGAAAGCAGAAAAATGATGtaattatagaaaaaagtaaaaagtgGAATAGTTTACAACAACAAAAAGATGAAATCGTAgtaaaatttgataatattcGGAAACACGACGAATCACTTCATGCAGAATTAGTGGAAACAAATAAACGGCGAAAAGCTAACATGGCAACTTTAAAAaca GAGAAATCCAAGTTAGAAGAATTAAGTAAAGTGCCTGGAAAAAGCATAAAAGGTATTCAAGAATGCGAGGAGCTTATTGAATCGCGCACGCAATGTAAACTAAAGAAAGAAGAAGTATTAAAAACAATGATGGTTGGATTACGTGAAAAAACTGAACCACTGTTGAATCAACGTTCTACATTTGAAAAGGAATTAATATCTCTAAGGAAAGATGTTGATCAAGCACAAGCAACATTTAATATTACCCGATCTGAACTAGAATTGTATGCTTCTATAGAATTAACAGAAAAAGGAAAACTTGAAGATATAAAAAATGCCTTAAAATTAACAGTAGATAATTTAAAGGAGAGAAAACATCAACTGGAAAGTTTAGAAACTAAAATTCCAGATAATCAACATAACTTAGTGCAAACTCAACAGGAATTGCAAAAAGTAAAAGACCAAGAAATTGAAATGacttcaaaattgaaaaaaatgagaGTTTCATTTGAAGAACAAAAATCTGCCATGCAAGCAAGTAAatcaagaaataaaattatagatAGTTTAATGCGGGAGAAAAGAGAAGGAAGAATTACTGGTATATTTGGCAGATTG GGTGATCTTGGTGCAATAGATGAAAAATATGACATAGCAATTTCAACAGCCTGTGGTCCTTTGGACAACATTGTTGTTGATACTGTAATGACTGCACAAACCTGCATAACATTTCTTCGACAGAATGATATAGGACGCGCAACGTTTATACCATTAGAAAAACAGCAACGTTTTCTATCACGAtgtaaacaaaaaatacaaactcccGAAAATGTTCTAAGGCTCTTCGATCTTATACACGTTGAAGATGAAAGAGTATTACCGGCATTCTACTATGGGTTACAAGATACATTAGTAGCAAATGATTTAGATCAAGCAACGCGTATTGCATATGGTAATAAACGTTTCAGGGTAGTTACATTAAAAGGTGAATTAATTGAATTATCAGGTACAATGAGTGGTGGTGGGAAGTCAGTACTAAGAGGCAGAATGGGACGAAAAGTATTAAAGAATAAATTGTCCATGGTAGACATTGAAAGTTTACAATCGGATTTAGATGGAACGTATGAAAAGTGCAATCAACTTAGGGTTCAACATCAATTTTTAGAAAACCAGGTTCATACATTAAATACATCTTTAAAAGTTATGGAAGTTGATAAAGAAAAGTTGTATATTCAAGTGAAGACATTAGAAGAACAAGAACCATCGTTACAAATACAATTGAAGGTTCAAGAAAAAAAAGTTGCAGATTCAGTATCGGACCCGAAAAAGATTGAACAATTGAAGAAAAGAATGAATATTGCTGAAAAATCTCTAGAGAAAGTAAAGGAAAATTCCAAGTCTATTGAAAATCAAGTTATATGTATCAATACAGAAATAGAAGCAATTTCAGGAACTCGCGTAAGAGACCAGCAAAAAGAGATATCcaatttattgaaattaattgatAAAGCTAAAAGTGAAATTTGCAGATTGCAAGTTGCCATGAAAACGGCTGAAAGGAATGTGAAAAAGATTGAACAGCATATAGACAGTCTTGAAAATGATGTGCATACTTCTGAGCAAAGACTCCGTGATATTCAAAAAGAAAAGCAGGAGTTAGAAGAACAAGGAAAAGAATATTTGAGTGAAATCGATAAACTTTCAGAAGGACTTTCGGAAAGGGATGAAATTATGCCTTCTCTTAAAGAAGAATTAAATACTTTAGAAGCCcaagagaataaaataaaagcagTTAAAATTGATCTTGGTCAGAAATTGAAAGAGAGTAATAGCGCAATAAAGGAATTAAAGCAACAAATTCCAGATTATACCAGAAAAATAGCCCAATTAAAGCTTCAGGCAATACCTGGTGACAATTCAGAAGAATTGAAAGAATTAACGGAAGAAGAACTTCATGAATTAGATAAGAAAACTCTTTTAATTAAGTTACAAAAAGCAAAGAAGAAATTACCTACAGAAGTTCCGAATATGCAACTTATTGCAGAGTACAGAGAAAAAAATGCATTGTATTTACAACAGGCCGCAGATTTAGAAGAATTAACAGTTAAGCGTAACAAAATACGAGATATTTACGAGATGGCAAGATGTCGCAGAATTATGGAGTTTCTTGCAGGATTTACTTTAATTACTgacaaattaaaagaaatgtatCAAATGATTACATTGGGAGGTGACGCGGAACTGGAATTGGTTGATTCTTTGGATCCTTTTAGCGAAGGAATTGCCTTTAGTGTAAGACCACCTAAGAaatcttggaaaaatatttgtaatcttAGCGGTGGTGAAAAAACCTTGAGTTCTTTAGCTCTTATATTTGCATTACATCATTATAAGCCAACGCCTCTATATTTTATGGATGAAATAGATGCTGCTTTGGACTTCAAAAACGTTTCAATTATAGGAAATTATATAAAGGAAAGGACAAAAAATGcacaatttataattatatccTTAAGATCAAATATGTTTGAGCTTGCAGATTATCTTGTTGGAATATATAAAACGTACAATTGTACAAAGAGTGTTAATGTTGATTTAAGAAAGCATTATGATAAGAATCTTATTACTCCTCCAACGCAAGTTACGtctaaaattatttcttcgactCAAACACAAAAAGTGTCTGTAGCAAATCAACACGAGGACAGGTGTGTaacacaaaatataaataatgtagAAATAGCACAGGACAAACAAGgaacaaatgaaaatattttattacc ttcacTTGAGTTATGTTCATCGCCAGAAAAAACACCTCTTCAAAGCAAACGTTCGGAAATGAGTAGAACAATAGACTCAGACGAGCCCGATAGCAGAAGAAAaccgttgaaaaagaaacgtagagtATAA